The Scylla paramamosain isolate STU-SP2022 chromosome 32, ASM3559412v1, whole genome shotgun sequence sequence GATGTGCAGCACCCCAGAGCGAGTGCTGGAGGCAGCGGTGCGGATGGTGGGGTGGCAGCTGGCATGCGACCCCCTTGTTCGACGCACCATCCGAGAGGCATACTTTGAGCGCGCCAGGATCAGCAGCCGACCTACACCGCAGGGCatgaagatcattgatgagcACCATCCCCTCTATGCTGTGAAGTACCTCAAGGATAAGCCGGTGACGGACCTTCAGGGTGACCAGTTCCTGCGGCTCAAGTGTGGCGTTGAGGACAAGCTCATGACTATTAGCCTCAGCGACACTATGGAtgggaacaccactgtcaacTTCCTGGATGAGGCCAAGCAGCTGTACTACCGGGACGAGTTCTCCCAGGTGGTGCAGGACTGGAATGACTTGCGAGGCCGTGCCGTGACCTTTGCCTACAAGCGAGTCATTGAGGACCTGAAGAGGGAACTCACTCAACGCCTGCTGCAGGAGGCCCGCGACCATGTGACTGAGCAGTGCTGCAGCAAACTGTACAACTGGATCAAGATTGCACCTTACGATCCTGGAGATTTCACTGATGAGGATGCTGACGACTGGGACACCTCCAAGGGCTTCAGGGTGTTCTCCATCGCCTTTGTGCCTGACCTCTCCCAGGCTGCCTTTGGGTGCTGCATTGACATAGATGGCGACTGCTGCGAATACATCCGCCTTGCCCACCTGCTGAAGCGCCGCAATGCTTACAATGAGCGGGACGCGATGGCCAAGGACAGTGACATCCGCCGCATGCAGGACTTCATCCTGCGCCGCAAGCCCCACGTGATAGCCATCAGCGGGGAGTCTCGGGACGCTCTCATGGTGAAGGAGGACCTCATACAGATTGTGAAGGAtctggaggagcaggagcagttCCCCAAGATCAATGTAGAAATCATCGAGAACAATCTAGCAGACGTCTACTCCATGTCCAAAAAAGGAGAGGCAGACTTCCTGGACTACCCGCCGCTCCTCCGCCAGGCCATCTCCATCGGGCGGCGTGTGCAGGATCCCCTTATTGAATTCTCACAGTTGTGCAATCCTGATGAAGAACTCCTCAATATCAAGTTCCATCCCCTGCAGGACCAACTCAACACTGCAGAGCTGCTCAATGCTCTCTATACTGAGTTTGTCAACAGGTTAGTGAAAAAAGTGACTGACCTCATTTAGAGTATTTAATGATTTTtactatttaatttttctttccccctttctatATTGTTACCAAGAGTTTTATAACATAcacaatatattttcatttattaccACTGAGATTAAGACAGATTAGAGGCAGTAACTCAAGTCGTTGTTCTTCACTCATGACCAAACACACAAAGATTAGGTTGAATACAAACCGAGTaattcttcattccctttccgAACAGAACCAACGAGGTGGGAGTGGACCTGAACCGTGCAGTGGCTTACCCTTACACCCAAAACCTTGTGCAGTTTGTGTGCGGGCTGGGTCCCCGAAAGGCTAATCTCCTCATCAAGAACATGAAGCAGAACAACCAGCGGCTGGAGAACAGGAACCAGTTGGTTGTCAGCTTCCACATGGGGCCCAAGGTGTTCATCAACTGTGCTGGCTTCATCAAAATTGACACCAATGCTCTTGGTGACAGTGATAACTACATTGAGGTCTTGGACTCCACCAGGATCCATCCTGAAGCCTATGACTGGGCAAGGAAAATGGCTGTGGATGCCTtggagtatgaggaggaggaagggaagccagCAGAGGCACTGGAGGAAATCCTTGAGACCCCAGAGAGGCTGAGTGAATTGGATCTGGAAGCCTTTGCCACTGAGCTGCAGAATCAGGGCTTTGGCAAGAAGAACACCACCCTGTATGACATTAGGCATGAGCTCAACCATAGGTATAAGGACTTCCGGCTGCCATTCAGGTCCCCGACACCGGAAGAAGTCTTCAACATGCTCACGAAGGAATCACCAGACACATTCTATGTTGGAAAGCTTGTACAAGTCTCAGTGGCCAACTTCATTCACCGGAAGCCCCGCGGTGACCAGCTGGACAATGCTAATCCAGTCCGTAATGAGGACACTGGACTGTGGCAGTGCCCCTTCTGTCTGAAGAATGACTTCCCCGAGTTGAGTGAAGTGTGGAATCACTTTGATGCTGGCGACTGTCCTGGCCAGGCTATAGGTATTAGAGTTCGTCTTGATAATGGCATATCTGGGTTTATCAGCATAAAGAACCTGTCAGACAAGACAGTAACAAACCCAGCtgagagagtgaggagggatGGCCTTGTGTTGTGTCGCATCATGAAAATTGACCCGGAGAAGTTCTCTGTTGAGTTAACGTCAAGAACTTCCGATCTCCAGGATAGAGATGCCAAGTGGAAGCCTCCAAAGGATGCTTATTATGACCATGAGGCAGAGGAGAAAGACCTTAACCtggacaggaagaagaaggacaagaagaaaaccCAGTACCAGAAGCGTGTCATTgctcatccttccttcaggaACATAGATTATAATGAAGCAGAGAAAGTGATGCAGCAACTGGAGCAGGGTGAGGTCATCATCCGACCCTCCAGCAAGGGCATTGACCACCTCACAGCGACATGGAAGGTTACTGATGGCATCTGTCAGCACATAGACATTCAGGAGCAGGACAAGCAGAATGACTTTTCCCTGGGACAGAAGCTCTGGATTGGCTCTGAGGAGTTTGAGGATCTGGATGAAATTATTGCCCGGTACATCACTCCCATGGCCATCAATGTTCGGCAGATCCTGGAATACAAGTATTACAAGGAGTCCATTGCAGGTAACAAGGAGAAGGCCTCTGAGTTGctcaaggaggagaagaagaaaaacccCAAGACCATTCCATATATCTTCTCCCCGAGCAAGGAGCTGCCTGGCAAGTTCCTGCTGTCCTACCTGCCGCGCACCAAGGTGATCCATGAGTACGTCACTGTCACGCCCGAAGGCTTCAAGTTCCGGCAGCGCATGCAGCACCCTAACTTGGCTGGCCTCCTCAAGTGGTTCAAGCAGAACTTCAGGCGGGCAGTGCCTGGCACCACACCAGGCATGATGTCAACCCGTACGCCATACATGGGCGGCACCACTCCCAACCTGATAGGAGTGGATCCCTCCACCATCCAGAAGGTGGCCCAGAACCTCAACCCTCACATGCTGCACAATCTGTCCCAGGCTGCCACCAACACCCCATATGGTGCCCACACACCGGGGGCCTTCTCCCAGGGTTACTCCAACTATGCCAACACTCCCTACACACCCTCTGGTCAGACGCCCTTCATGACCCCTTATGCCACTCCCGGGCCCTCCACCACGCCTCGCTATGGCTCTCAGACACCCGTGTATGGCAGCACAGGTAACCGCACACCTTCCCATCGGCCCTCAGGTAGCCACCCCTCACAGACGCCACGCTCCATCCCCACCGTCAGCACTCGGACAGAACAGAAGGACTGGAAGCTAGCGGCTGCAGCGTGGGTGCAGGCCCAGGGCGGCACCAGTGGCCACAACAGCCACAACAGTGGGAGGATGACGCCGCGCCACCACGACAGCGGCCGCAGCACCCCACGCTACTCGGACAACGCCCGGGACTCCCGCTATTCCGCCAGCCCCAGGTACCATGAGGACGGGTCGCGCCGCACGCCACGCTATGATGACCGCACGCCACGCTCCTACCATGATTACGACAACCCCCGTTCCACTCCTCGCTCAGCTCGCTCCACGCCCAAGACCATTCACTCCCCTGCCAACATGAGCATTGGCGGGGACCAGACGCCCCTCTATGATGAGTGAGGTgacccctcccctcctcatctctcccttctgtaacatcctccccctcctcaccatTCCCCCTTGCCTGCCCGGGAGCTGGACTCATGCTACAATAAGGTTGGGATTCCTAATGCGGTTCTGTTACTGTGTAAAATAGAACGTAGTGGTCTGTTTTCAATTCATTTAAATTATTTCTTTACCTTATTGTATGTCTCCATActcttatatattttatatattgtcTTGGTAACTGTAGAGGTGATGACATTTGCATACAAATGCCCGGTTGGGTGTTCTTTTGCATTACTAAGCTTGTAAGAGTGACTACCTATATCACCCAGGCTCCCTTAGACCAGCTACTGTGATCTGATCAATACAGGTGAAACGTGTGGCTGTTTGTGTCTTACCCTCACCATTGGTCAGACATTTTCCAGTGATCCAAGtactatttaattttttattatgtaataTACGGTGAAACTAACACTTGTATCATTCTTCATGTGACCAAATATTCACTCGGGGTATCTTTCCACAAAGTCATTTGTGTTAATGATGCTTGAAACTCACCTGGGGAGGCTGCATTGGGCTGTGGGACGAGTCATGTGGCTGGCGAATTAATACTGCTGGGGTAGTGGCTGGGGCCTGGCAGATCATTGGTGCTCAACGATATTCTATTTATGCATACATGTATGAATACTCCATATGCTCCTGTAATTGACTactgttattttgcattttaacAGGATACTATTTAAACATTGTGCATTATACTATTCCACATTCTTATTCAATATGACAGTATTTAAACAATGTTTGAGTGATAAACTATTGGACTGTTGTTCATTACACATGATTAGCATGAGAGAATACACGAGTGTTTACTGTAGCTTGTCTTCATAAACTGAAAGCAGCATTATCTGGATTCACTCTTCGTGCCTGCAGGATCGTTAGTCATGCATAGAATACTAATCATGGGTAAAATTATAATGGTTTAGTGACGAGTGAAGCCATGCAGTAGAGGCGGCCCCCAACTGCCGCACCACGCATGCGCAGCCTATTGCGTGATGCGCCGATCACTCAGTGAGGAACCAGCAGCCATGGAAGGAGggtgcgtggtgtggtgtgcacGTGCTTTCATTCCAGCCGGCAAAGCCGTCATGCAGCCCTTACAGCCACCACAGCAAGGTGAGGTACTGGAGTAGCACTGTGAGGGTAAAGTAGTAGTCTGTACTCAGTATTGTGTTGTGAATGTACTACCATAGTAAGGTTTTCTCTTGTAACCCTTACCGTTTCTTGACCTTACTCTTGCTCCATCTATTTCTTATATACTTCATTATTTGTGCTGTtgattttttgataattttacaCATTTCCGCCCTtttacgttattattattatttatttatttatttttttgggggggggaggcgATCGGTCGCGTGACGGGCAGGTGTCATGCTGCATGAATGTTGCTTACAGTTGATAAGTATTTTCTTTGCATAGCATCGCCATAATGATATCAGTGTTGCGGCGTTTTATATGTCACTTTTGCTTATTGATAACCGGGAATTGACGACGGTCGTTAATGTTACGGTAGTTAGTGGCTCCATGCTTAAATACCCAACTATTGAAATATCTTCCAACACCACCGTCTTTTTTAGTCAATATATTCAAGTCACCGTGTGCAGATATTCGGTGGCATTGCCTTCTGTTAttaggagtgaaaaaaaaaagtcatggtGAAGACATGTAGACATGCAGGcaactcccccttcccccccctctctctctctctctctctctctctctctctctctctctcataggtaattacttcaaccaccaccaccacttattaTTGTGGTGTGAGACTATCTGAAGAAATTCTTTCATTACATCATTATACCGAAGGAAACCTTATGCTAAATAGTGTAGAAAGTTTTGATTGATTTGCGTTTAGGTTATTGATTTAAAGAGTGGAACTTTGATAGCGTATTGCAGTTGTAGGAAGCGGATAAAGCACTACATTACTACCCAGGATGACTGCTTTGAAGGAATGGCAACTAAGACCATTGTTACAGGGCGGCGAAACCATAATAAACAAAGTAGCGCGGGCGCCACCCAACACATCATACCGCGGAAGGGCGGTCCTGCCGCGCGGCTATGGGCAGAACAAGATTTACTAATCCATATACTTTCATTACATTTGCAGTCTATTAGTGCTGCCATGTGGCAAGCTCTTTGGCACTTTAGTTAATATTACCTGTAGTGTAGTGCAGAATAAGACAGTATTCACaatcttcatctctttcactggtttactctggaactccccgtctgcttctgtatttccccttcTTATGACTTGGTTATACCTTTCAATTCCTCTTCAGGGACAGACACCTcagtgaacctttttttttccttatatatatatatatatatatatatatatatatatatatatatatatatatatatatatatatatatatatatatatatatatatatatatatatatatatacacacgttttgttggccttggccagtatccctcctacatgaaaaataataagtcAGCATGGATGCTTAGCCACATAAATAGTTGAGACATGTTAGATGAGAATGTTTGCCACTTGTACAGCACACCACCTCTGCTGATGCAAGATGTAATGTGGGAGGGGAAATCCAGTTCTCCCCAAGAACTCATGTAGGTGTTGTCTCTGTTCCCATTGAAGAAGGGATGTCATCTCTGTGTGGAGATGGACAAGTTATGCTTTCATATTGAGGTATTGAGAGTCATAGTATCTTTCATGTTTTATTATAACCTCACGTTTTAATGAACATATGAAATACTGTTTATAATGTGAACAAGCTCTATTTACATTCAGGGAGCGGCTGAACAAATATGTTTATACACAATAATGGTACTTGGCGGGTGGGGATTCTCTCGCCAGATTTACACTGCAGCCTCAACAATGAATAAACTGTCCAATAGCCGGGGTCGTGTTGCACAAGCCATGACCTTCTGGTTTATGGATTACGTATTCATTCATGGAAAGGTGCCAGATGTGCATGGCGAGGCAGTGTGGAGAGGGAAGCTAACTCGCGTAAAGGATGAACTAAATATGATGGTGATCACTGAGGTGATACTCAAGTGAATAAAACAGTGCTACCTGTACCATTTTGCAATATAGCAATAAGCAAAAATATTGTAGCTCAGCTTTAGCATCTTTAGCACATTGCATTTGCTGCCATGAGTGTGATGACTGCAGAGGAATCAGCCTCTTGGTGATGGTTGGTGTTGGTTGTAGAAATACAGAGCTGATTTGTAATACTTAGAActctggttttgtgtgtgtgtgtgtgtgtgtgtgtgtgtgtgtgtgtgtgtgtgtgtgtgtgtgattgtgtgtgtatggtgctCTTGCTGCCATACTCAACATTTCATTCTGCTTCATATTTTGTTAATCACATATACAAGAAGGTCACTTCTTTGCAAAAACTTTGATAACAGTGGACAGCTGGGTctgtggaggaggacaaggggtAGGAACATACAAGCTCACATGGTAGACAttattcactttctttacaAACCTCAGAAAATAACTCAGGCCttgcaagggaaggaaggctggCTTAGCCTGTTCATTCCTTCCATTAAATGTCTTTCCCGGGAGGGCCAGTGCATACCATCATCAgaatgtataaaataaaatatagctAATGATATCTTACACAACTTACAGGGAACCACTCATTGGGAAGGTCTTTGGAGAAAAGGCCAAAATAGATGTATGGTTGAAACCTTCAGTCACGTCATCTTTTGAATATGAAGATGTAATAAAGTAAATCATCCCAATGCACAACGTCAACTAAGGTCTCGGAAGTCACCGTTCCTT is a genomic window containing:
- the LOC135089296 gene encoding transcription elongation factor SPT6-like, translating into MSGFFEVEAEESEEEEEEYDEDEKQKLKMMKKKSHIQDSSEEEEEDEEEDEENNDFINDNEEEEEEEGGSDSEVEGKKRKRRDDDDDDLEADNLDEDDLDLIEENIGVKLDRKKKFKRLKRIQDDDSDADNEDIQDRIRNEIFEHSGDEDEDRTSQAHPPQQPETYPSDEEEEGEYDDEIFIVDEEGKPYARQKKKPVFEDEGLEAARDIFGCDFDYGEFEQYEDWEEEDEDEAEDDEYEEDEDGEARERRRSRKERRKQVKKSIYEVFEPSELERGHLTDQDHEIRKLDMPERFQLRQIPVTRTRGEGDDRTTDKELDLEAKWIYHHAFFRPFISNQEGREEARMRSRRDINMIQKIYNALDLMRNSTCEVPFIAFYRKEEVQPELNIHDLWKVYQWDEKWCQLKNRKENLRTRFQMMAEYQGDLIMKDLDAPLPENMRMLKEEDIERIEEIETSEQFNDYYKQFLLYYGKEQPAMRDHMKARRKERRPTTRIVKVMRKVRRKKKKKKNMIIEDDDDEEEGEKNKEDEEKDKEMEMEKNGEVGEQNKSTEGEDGEVIGEKTTEENGMEKEKEKEKEKEKEKEKEDGEDDDDDDEEEEEEVETEVEEEVEEEQPEPEEDTEALKKAVRRHEYELLRRAGIESLTKKFGLTPEQFGENLRDSYQRFDVEQCQEDPMKEAEEFLSKMCSTPERVLEAAVRMVGWQLACDPLVRRTIREAYFERARISSRPTPQGMKIIDEHHPLYAVKYLKDKPVTDLQGDQFLRLKCGVEDKLMTISLSDTMDGNTTVNFLDEAKQLYYRDEFSQVVQDWNDLRGRAVTFAYKRVIEDLKRELTQRLLQEARDHVTEQCCSKLYNWIKIAPYDPGDFTDEDADDWDTSKGFRVFSIAFVPDLSQAAFGCCIDIDGDCCEYIRLAHLLKRRNAYNERDAMAKDSDIRRMQDFILRRKPHVIAISGESRDALMVKEDLIQIVKDLEEQEQFPKINVEIIENNLADVYSMSKKGEADFLDYPPLLRQAISIGRRVQDPLIEFSQLCNPDEELLNIKFHPLQDQLNTAELLNALYTEFVNRTNEVGVDLNRAVAYPYTQNLVQFVCGLGPRKANLLIKNMKQNNQRLENRNQLVVSFHMGPKVFINCAGFIKIDTNALGDSDNYIEVLDSTRIHPEAYDWARKMAVDALEYEEEEGKPAEALEEILETPERLSELDLEAFATELQNQGFGKKNTTLYDIRHELNHRYKDFRLPFRSPTPEEVFNMLTKESPDTFYVGKLVQVSVANFIHRKPRGDQLDNANPVRNEDTGLWQCPFCLKNDFPELSEVWNHFDAGDCPGQAIGIRVRLDNGISGFISIKNLSDKTVTNPAERVRRDGLVLCRIMKIDPEKFSVELTSRTSDLQDRDAKWKPPKDAYYDHEAEEKDLNLDRKKKDKKKTQYQKRVIAHPSFRNIDYNEAEKVMQQLEQGEVIIRPSSKGIDHLTATWKVTDGICQHIDIQEQDKQNDFSLGQKLWIGSEEFEDLDEIIARYITPMAINVRQILEYKYYKESIAGNKEKASELLKEEKKKNPKTIPYIFSPSKELPGKFLLSYLPRTKVIHEYVTVTPEGFKFRQRMQHPNLAGLLKWFKQNFRRAVPGTTPGMMSTRTPYMGGTTPNLIGVDPSTIQKVAQNLNPHMLHNLSQAATNTPYGAHTPGAFSQGYSNYANTPYTPSGQTPFMTPYATPGPSTTPRYGSQTPVYGSTGNRTPSHRPSGSHPSQTPRSIPTVSTRTEQKDWKLAAAAWVQAQGGTSGHNSHNSGRMTPRHHDSGRSTPRYSDNARDSRYSASPRYHEDGSRRTPRYDDRTPRSYHDYDNPRSTPRSARSTPKTIHSPANMSIGGDQTPLYDE